In Plasmodium brasilianum strain Bolivian I chromosome 12, whole genome shotgun sequence, the genomic window TTGAAGGGACAAAAATAGCATTAATTAAATGAACTTTAGAGAAATAACATATTCGTTGGAATAGTGTTAAATAATTTGTCATTAAACTTCATATCTTATCAAAGTTGACAATATGCAGAAGTATAGAGATATTActcattataaaataaacgtAGATGATCTGtaattgttaataaaaagggTTACATTTTTGAATAGGCTATTCCATTACGATAAAAACCacaaaaatgtgaaaaataatcaaattttgaattatataatggTTAAGCAACTATATGGTTAAAAGGTGATTTTcataagaaaaatgtaaaaaaataataatgtttattaattttttttagctaAAATAGAAGAAGGGACATgtttttatgcatatattcatacaaatgaattatttatcTTTGAAAATTATGCCATGAATTAACTTTTTTCagtaaaaatttgtttatgaAAATGcgcttttattataatatatacattattataaaaaaatatattatggatatggttaatattaaatttggcgaaattttttttttttttttgattaaaaATCTTAAGATGTTGcatgtaaaattttaatttttatgtattacaCTGTTGtataagaagaaataaattttataaaaaagcataatTATCGAAAAATTTGTACTTTTCCACATAACATGAAgtgtttattttatcttaacACTGCATGTTAAGGGGTGCATAAAggttacaaaataaattcagaaaaaaaactaaaaaacattaataatTCATTAGATAATATGTGGAAGTTAATTTTGCATACTAATAGAAAACaccttaattttatatatgtatgtattatgtataggAAATGGagttaattataattaattaaaagacCCTAGATGTTAATGAGtaaattactaaaaaaaaaataggctATGCCCACAAAATAATCCACTTAAAAGAGTTAATTTATGCGTTAAATTATATCTAAAAACGAACTATTCTATTATATTGAAGAAAAATGAGCAAACATTAAAGAATAcaacaattatataataataaattaagtatatatgtacatactaaatattacaatttaAATGCTAcagattaaaaataatattaaagtaaaaaaatgaatataatgaaggagaaaattaattttttcagttatattattctttgataattttatatttgtctAAATCAcattatcaatatatatattaatatatattgagCTAATTATATGAAACATTTAGCTTCTAtgatttctttatttttaaatgaccATTATTTtacgaaatatatattgatattcACGTATTTGTGGATTTTAGCTTagtatgaatattttttagagtaaaaatgcaaaatattaaaggaaaaaaaatgtatgcaaacgctatattcatatattctattttttttttttttttttgtcctcatattattatataaaaaaagaaaattttttatgtttctttcattttaaaaattaaaagactaaacattatttatatatatttatcttaaaTGTTAATAGAGTTTACAAATGTTAATGCACATtaatcaaataaaattataggTTAGGAAGCACTGTGATTgttaataacatttttcaataattatAAGGATAGAACAGCGAAAGGGAAAGATCAatttgtttatgtatataaatattacaaacTAGGTAACACTGTTTTAATGCTTTTGtactatcattattataatatttttataaataaaaattacaatctTATTTAAGACTTCAAGAAGATAAATTCTAAGGGGTGCATAAATAAGTggtgtaatatatattgtttcctgcccttttttttttttttttttttttattattatgttcatACTAGGATATTTTGAAcacttaaaatttatattaaatgcaTTATGCTTGTAACATTTAATAGAAGGCAATTATTTTAGTTtcgttttataaatatattaatagagCCTACTCAGAGGCACTTTTctaacgtatatatatgattcgaaaattaagtaatataaaatatttaacattaatatgtttctttaaagaattttatgtttttttatacgatttttatttatatattgcattttctttttaatcaATGTGGtaattttatagaaaaataaacaataaagtCTCCTGGGTATAACACTTAACAACCTGTTCTGtgtattttgaaaatacaCACTCAGATTTACTCTTTCTTGAGTAGTTCGATAAATACTACTTAAAGATATCAAGATAAAAGTATTTTAAGCAAATTTATTCCGAAGatatagtttttattttatataataaaggtctttattaaataatttaccACGAGGATTAATGCCTCATTGTGTTTGTTAAAATAGTTTCGTATATTTAAATTGcccataatttattatagtaTTATAAAACATACTAAAAAAACGACTTAACAGATATCCGCCAttaaacctttttttttattttatttttttaaatataaatttaagaataaaacTGAAGAATATGGCTGAACCCAATTCAACTGTATCTTCACTTTTAAGTGGGAACTTAACTACCTTGATGCGAGATTTATCAAGTGCAACGGATAATAATACAGCTGTACCTACCCTTCTTAGCGAAGGTACAACTAATTTTAGCAGTTCATTATTATCTTCAcaattacataatattacAACTTCAGGAGGAGTAACTGATATTACAAATGTTACCACAGGGGCAATTACAAATTCGTTAGAAAGAGTAGTAAATACGACTGTGAGTACCATAAGAGATATAATTACTAATAATACTTCTAATACAACTTTAGGCCTAGACACTTCATATGGAACTAATACAAATACAACAGTTTCCTCGAGTTTTCAGAATAACGCTGTCGCAATTACGATACTTACCTTATTCCTTTTTGTGGTAGTGGCTTTAttgatatacatatataatttagtaagaaattttccatattttaaagaatttatattccttatattcatatttaataatttaccaataattttattcatataaatattcattattccAAAATTTAATCCGTTATTTAGGAAAGAGAATATTTCATGGCATGGTTTTGTCCCAaattaaagaagaaaagggatttaaaagaattagaaAACGCAATAAACGAACTAATGGAACTTGCACATCATACAGAAGACgatgaagaaaaagagagacttaaaaagaaaagtaaaaaaagaaaaatgcttTATTTAACTAGTGATGATGATGGTTATAATAATGATCAAACAAAACATAGAAGTAAAGATAATAGTGGTAGGGGTCCCGATATTTTGAGAGAAATACATTTAGATTAATGTAAAATGtgttataaattattctatgtaattcttttttattaatggggaacaattattttttatattcgaAGATTATTAATATGGACAATTATTACtattcaatattttaattttaataatgtaacatgaacaaaaataaaaaataaaatgagaatgaaatattttttatattagtattatataatctccaatatataaaaatttttttacattagcCTTGTATAGTGATAATATTCATTCTTAACGTAAgtgttttaattataattttacataaagaTTTCTCTATTTTGAATTGTCCTTAAGTATTacaaatttcttttattttagatTATAcgttaatacattttaaaaaaataatttttcaatatttaaatattaattcgtttttacaaaataaaaaataaattaattttttcattaaaagaaTCTCTTAAAGGACTTTTTACAAAACGGGattaattcaaaatatttagcataaaatagaaaaggaaatatattatttctttcttttctatttcttaAGGAACAATTTTACCCTAATAatagacatatatataataaaattattttacataacatttttttatggaCATTtgtaaagaataaaaagaaaaaacaaataatatatgttatgcatttacttaaatgaaaatataaaatattttcttatcgtaaaaacttatttattatataaaaaaatgagtatatctattagtatattttaaatatctcataaaatttataatgagaggaaatgtattaatatgtGTGTAATTATGTTTACTTGATTTTTAATGGTATCATTCATATGAACtccattaaaaaaaatgtatgcataaatataatattattgaatGGATAGAATCTAGTCAATAAAATAGTCATATAAGGAAAACTTGattcatatttcttttaataatttttttttaggaatataacatatatttagatAGAACGAAGAGAAAATATATCTAAGCTGTGTAATCTGTCTAAGCAGCACCAGaattttatagaaatatcATATTAGTGATTTATTCTGTGacagataaatatatacatataattttaaaaaatgcaaaaataataagttaTTAGACTATTAAGTTATGcaaaattattcatttctttgaatgaataaataatttaacgaACCACTAGTTCAATTTATTCTGTCAATTCATTATAACACTAAAGAACTCACAAATTTTTCACGGATGAAAAACAAAACTGTGATCGATGAacttatttatgtaatactgtttttatttttccttttatgaataaaattttttatgctttACAATTGTGTAACATTAATacctttgtttttttaattcagtTTTTGCAAAAGAGTGACAATACTTGTTCTTGAGAATTAAATAGTTGGAATTTTTAGTTACTTTGAGTAATATTTTCGaaaatatgttttcatttatttacttttattttttatattttattatttgatcTTAGCATTAGTTATAAAATgattatgaatatttaaaaataatagattaaaattttatataattagtatatattatCAAGTGTCTTGTTTCTCCCTCTCACATATTGCTGCACATACTGAAAATAATATGCACATCTAAAATAATAGTTtctacaaataaataattattattaaggaaaatatatattacaaggcgcatttatttttataacaatataaatattgataagatgaaacattattttatctcTATATTTAGTAGTTAACTTTTTTTCTAGTAAAATATAgtcaaatatttttcatctgGCATTTTATGTGAaggaatatacatatattttctctttgtttcttgtaaaaaaaaaaaaaaaaaatatcacatTTTATTCGGAatctaataaaataaataaacattataatttcatatatcataaaaaagtataatattaataattttttttcttcaattttagttcatattaaaattagaaaaattgaaattgtATGGGAACATAAATTaggtattaaaaaaaacgttaatatttataaattataaaattaaaaatatttttgttgatGGTTCATATCatacaaattatttaatttttagttgGAGAATAATCTTCTATTGTATAgtggaaaaaattatatgtagaTTAAAtagtgttttttttttttttttttttttctatataagaACTATTCTGGAGGAAATACAAAGATATATTTACTGcattattgtttatttaaaaacattgTAAATAACAGAAATGAATACATTAATACAAGTTCcactaaaaaaagaaaatgatttttacgtattatttaaatttttttcttaatgaaaaatattataaattaggCATAGATGTCTATTTAATGCCACATTTGTGAAGGCCTGCGAAAATTAATTCTTCTATGTGTAGAACAattgaatttaatttttgaatatatggatgcatatgttaatataatttaaatgtatatttaatttatgtatagtTTAATGATACATATTCTAccgtattatatatataattttttttttttttttttttcaaacttAAGTCACTATGTAATTATAACTTTAATAGAAGTATTAACATAATTAtgttatagaaaaataaaataaataaaaaagcataacATGTTTTAAATGATGTATATTATACACATCGTCCTTAAggttattttattcttacaTGCTTCAAGAAATCTATTTAGTTGCGCATAATTTAAAGGACTTCATATTGCTGagtgtattttttaaaatgaccTACAAATAATAACCACATAGAAAAACACTTATCAGACGTATTTAATTTGATACAGTATTAAAGAacttaaataaatgatatatatatatatatatataaatatatatttttttttttttttgtaatatattttaactttttgtGACAGTTTAAATCAATTACTAGCAAACAActacaaaatataacaatttattaaaatgagtagtttatttttaaaaaaaattaaaaatttttaaaattataaaaaaaaaaaggttaaattacagataaaaagaattaaatagGGTTATATTGtgtatatcaaaaaatattgaagCCTCCAATGTGCAAAAggaaagttatatatatatatataattatgacaCATTAAAACGTTCTGTTAGAATAgttctacaaaaaaaaaaaaaaaaaaaagtacatatatatggtgtaattttattaaagatcttatatatttaccatAAATTATACCCATTTTTTTAacctattatttttttctggaAAATTATTgactttcattttttatgtactaATTATTCGCTTCCGCTTCTACTAATCTTATTTCACTGCTAAGaactaaatatttatttagatatataacatatataatacttagAAAAATTACCtaattgtaatatttaagttgttattaatattaaaatattatttaattttcctataattttaaaaaatgagatATTTATACAAGCTAACAATAGccttattatgtatttataaatattgcaaaataaacaaaagtataaaaaagatatttttagCGGAAAAACAATTAGAACCTGAGTTAAAATCAGATGATGAGGAAAATGATTATAATGAAGAAACACTTACAAATGTTTTAAGGGTTTTGTCTATAGATGTTGAACAAGGAAAAGTGGAATATGAAGGGATGGAAAAAGATGATGAACTTAAGGAAACTGAAGCAGTGGAGGAATATACAGGAAGAGATGAAGAAGTAGAATTGGAGGAATTAGGAACATCGAAGGGATATATAGAAGGTTATGAGGATGAAGAAATGGAGAATTTGGGGGCAGTAGGTGGATACGTAGAAAGTGATACATACGTAGAATTTGAGGACTTAGAAGAAGTTAAAgaaattgataaaaatgattCTGATTGTTTACCATATAGCACACGCAGAAAAAtcagagaaaaagaaatagaagtaaaaagtaaaagaagaCATCAGAAAAAGCTTCAAGAAAGCATAGGGaggaaagaagaaataaaaacacCTGAGAGTGAAGCTTATGGTATTACAATGATGACAAAATATTTGTCATATGTACAAGatatcaaaataaatgatgaaGATGGAGAAGAGTTTCAACGAATAATTACAGAAAGTACCGCAATGAATTATGATTTGGACTTTACATTAATAGTTCGATATTTTAACGTAGGTATAAGTGgtgaagaaaatatttctaaattgAACAGGGAATATCCAATATACAAgggtaaaaaaattgattttgaaaatattgataAACCTTTTGGAGTTAGtctgaaaaatttaaaaaatgtgagCAAAGAAGAATTATGTGGCACTTTATTCTTTGATGATTTCATCCATATTCCAttaagtaatattttaaaagaagtaaaagtGGGTAATTTAACTATTGAAaaaattctctttttttataaagttcgaaatattaattttattgtatgcaatagtaatattttGAGCTTTCTTAAATCACAATTTTCAGATTTAAATTTAGAAACGGTTGCTTCCTATAGTTATGgattatattcaaataatgaagaaaatgatattttcaatttttatgaatcaaaatttttttcaataaaagaaaataataataaacttAAATCTATTTTAGatgattttaaaaagagTAAAGAACTTATGGAAGTTACAGAGGAACAACTAAATtgtttaagaaaaattatttttaacttaaatatggacattacatatatgaatataattatattctctttaaatattaaaaaatctCATATTGTGGATGatttaaaacaaattcaTTCTTTGTTTCCtttaaacaaagaaaaattagaaaGGGATGAAATTATCCTTACAACTATGCATTATTCCCTAAGTTATTGTTTACACTTAATTAAACCATTATTTagtaaatataagaataatgagatattaaattatgttgAATTTTTTGGTGTTTCAAGTATCTTGAATGAAAATGTTGTTTTCATAGAATTTTTGCAGCATAACTCAgagttttataaaatattctgtAAACTTTATAACAGTGTTGATCAATATTTACCACGTATGAAATCGTATGATGATATAGAAccaattttaaattttatacttATAAGACTTCacattattactgttatctTTAATATGGTTAAACTCCTTTTAAATAGAGATCTATGCCATGGAATTTTAGGTAATTACGAAGAAGTCCAATTACCTATATATAAGGGTATATTACTAGACtctgaaaatatattaaagactGCCGAAGAAATGCTTGAATAAAAGTACTATACAGACATATTTCAggatttatacaaaaaataagaatagaAGAAGTATATACTGtgtatatcatttatattatgtttattttaaattatgttttgtaattttttttaatcgcAATCCGtagaaatataatgaaattattttttatctttttttatatttgtaaagaCAATTAaagtaacatttttttattttttcccttttttataatttgttcCTTTACCGATTTCTtagctttttaaaaattttcccTGTTAGAATTTTCCGTCTTTAattgtataatttaaattttacatcTTTTGTTGGATCTTTAAGTAGTTCacaaatatatcataatataacaataagcatttatataattcttttaaggAATAAAATACATGTGATAAGAGTATTCTGTTATAGTTagaataaaatgtaatataataaaaagttatttaaAAGTTTTTTCCAAGAATGTCATTTCGAATGTGGGGAATGTATGTTTTCTGTATTTAGTATTtataaagttttatttttatatatttttgtgagTATTTTAGAAgtaatactttatttttacgtGTATAATAAAgatgatatattaattcacatatgtatgtgatTTAATTAatcataatatatgaataccTTCATTGAAAAAGTAACATTTTACAAACAGAAGTTCAaactaaaatttattttttacctatatttatgaaatctAAATAGTGCATTAATACAAtgtaacattattatatagtatgataaataaaattctgtagtttctattattaaaaaatatatatatatatatatatataaattttagaGGTACGTTAATGAGCTATACTGTCtacatttttattgtatatattccGCAGGTTTAAGAagctacaaaaaaataaaagaaaaattgtaatattgagtaaattttttaaggtTAACGTAAATTGTATGATTATTGTGTTATCATAGTCCCGTTTATGCacatgtaaacatatatatatatatataaagcaaACGATAtatcatgaaaaaaaaaatttggatgtaaacattttaaagattgcgataaaaatttatatttattttttatatatatttttaaaaaacatataaaaaaaatatttttaacaatttttttacttattataaAGCAAAATGATGATTTTTTAAAGCAAATTTTTAAGTAGACTTAGAAAAGAACTACAAAAGATTTTATGAGCAACGAAGACcgtttcattaaaaaatttaaaatacgCAAGATAAATAGTGTATAAGGTGAGTGAAATAAATTGTTTAACCAATGAAAACCTTCAAAAAAATTGAGGGTAAAAATTTTCACTATgtttgtaataaaaatatataaatgaaaaaagaatggaaacatttttattcggtagagaaataaataaaaaaggatataataaaagcggaaaatgaaataacatattatgaaggatttcaaaaataacataaattgAAAGAAATAAACATACACTCCTTTGTTATGCTTATCTTTACACATAAGAGCAAGGCGATAATGCAATtcttaaaaagaatttttctCATGAATATGgtgatatatttaatacattcacgaaaattaatattattttaactaCAGAagaatgaataataaaaactgGACGTTATTATGTGAAATATATAACGTGAACTGTTTCCTTTTTAAGGGTTAAAATTATACTAGTGttgtattaaaatatttaatatcagAGGGGCAGGTATAACATTTTtgaaacattaaaaatttttgaatagctcttttttcatttaagtaaaattaatGGAAAACATTATGTATGGGTAAAAATTTTGACTTCAACATTTcgataattttatatataacaaaattacaGTTAATGTAAGAAaagtcataaaaaaatataagttaaTTGGAAACTGGAAAATTTCATGGTGTAAGTTATATAATGTTTTGTTAAATGaatgaattttaaaataaagtttttaaaaaaagcagCTTTGTTATAAGAAATAACGTTCccggaaaataaaaaaataagcaaattATTTAGAAGTTTTCTTGCAAATGTAATGGAATTATAACTGAACACCTGGGATACACAATAATTAAAGAATTAGTGTTTACAAgttcaaatatttattaataatattaagcttgtttcatataaaaaaggggGAAATGTAAAGGATTTATGTAAACgaaattgttaaaaatattttttgaaaaaaattaagaatatatcataaaatttaaaccatttaaatgaatatcaCAAAACAAGGATTCGTTTTTTCTaacattaaatattaaattatgtaaaatataaaaaggcgTCAATATTTTACCTTGCATTCCGAATATTTTTCATGAATATATTGTTTAtgtgttaataatttaaaaaaatgtataacaATAATTACACTTATGGAATATAATAAGCATGTTAATTGACTTGGGGTAagatttataatttattcgcAACTTTTTCAATTAGGATATAATCATTAACACTGAGAACTGTACACAAGTTTTACAAAtaagtttattttaatggataattaaataaacaaaatagcAACAAtcacttttatatattaccaTTTGAAAGGGTTTGCGTAAAAACTGATACTCGTgggttaatatatatttcatcaaATTAAACAGCCTTATCTTCACCATTTACGGATAGGAGACCCTCATTAATAACTATCTTCATTTTCCTCTGCATTTTCTTCTTGACATTTTACTGGTACTTTTTCTAATTCCTCATCATTGTTCTGTGAGGGTCCATTATATTCTTCATCTTTCTGTAATATAGaattctcttcttttttttttgattcttCTTCTTGTTTAACAGGAagctaaaataaaaataaaaatatacacatatttttttttaattaataagtTATTTagagaaattaaaatatcaaaatattatttaattctatGTATGGAAAATCTTATATCTTACCACAACAGAGATCATTAAACCTATGTAAATAACCAGAAGAGTTGTTGCCAGGACAAATAAAAGCTTAGAGTTTGCTTGTGCATTTTCAGTTGAtactaaattatttatttgattaGTAAATTCGGGTAAAGTGTTAGATTGCAAAGAATTAGGGTCAGAcattttgtatatgtatactttttataaaaccctccaaaaaaatatattaataattttagtaaggtattattatttttattacgttaattatataaaaattgttgatagtatgtagatatatatatatatattatttgtgcagtttttagttaaatattttgtttcataGGAGGAAAAAAACGTGTACTAAAAAGATTGTAATAACAGTTTTAGCTTAGTATTAtagaagaaatatttttatcagaAATTAAATTCAAATTTGTTTTGCGTAATGAACACAATTAACTgtttttttagaatttttgAGAATAAATGGTAAAATGGGTATTTAGAAAGAACAgtttaagatatatataacaaatactttttatatattatatatatatagtacttAGGTGAAACGTGGTCCTGTGCTATTAAAATggtattaattaaatttttttctattaaaagattatttttatttttttttttgttttatgatTATTCAGAGTATAAAGTTATCAAATGCTAAAACATATTACAACTgcttaatattaaaaaaattaaatttagatataattatttttacttgtaAGTTAAAATCATCtaaaatcatatattaaaatgctgacatagatatattatacgtaatattttataacaaataattattacataaattttgaaGTTTTGTTATTGGtattttttgctttctttattt contains:
- a CDS encoding hypothetical protein (conserved Plasmodium protein), which gives rise to MAEPNSTVSSLLSGNLTTLMRDLSSATDNNTAVPTLLSEGTTNFSSSLLSSQLHNITTSGGVTDITNVTTGAITNSLERVVNTTVSTIRDIITNNTSNTTLGLDTSYGTNTNTTVSSSFQNNAEREYFMAWFCPKLKKKRDLKELENAINELMELAHHTEDDEEKERLKKKSKKRKMLYLTSDDDGYNNDQTKHRSKDNSGRGPDILREIHLD
- a CDS encoding KELT protein, whose amino-acid sequence is MRYLYKLTIALLCIYKYCKINKSIKKIFLAEKQLEPELKSDDEENDYNEETLTNVLRVLSIDVEQGKVEYEGMEKDDELKETEAVEEYTGRDEEVELEELGTSKGYIEGYEDEEMENLGAVGGYVESDTYVEFEDLEEVKEIDKNDSDCLPYSTRRKIREKEIEVKSKRRHQKKLQESIGRKEEIKTPESEAYGITMMTKYLSYVQDIKINDEDGEEFQRIITESTAMNYDLDFTLIVRYFNVGISGEENISKLNREYPIYKGKKIDFENIDKPFGVSLKNLKNVSKEELCGTLFFDDFIHIPLSNILKEVKVGNLTIEKILFFYKVRNINFIVCNSNILSFLKSQFSDLNLETVASYSYGLYSNNEENDIFNFYESKFFSIKENNNKLKSILDDFKKSKELMEVTEEQLNCLRKIIFNLNMDITYMNIIIFSLNIKKSHIVDDLKQIHSLFPLNKEKLERDEIILTTMHYSLSYCLHLIKPLFSKYKNNEILNYVEFFGVSSILNENVVFIEFLQHNSEFYKIFCKLYNSVDQYLPRMKSYDDIEPILNFILIRLHIITVIFNMVKLLLNRDLCHGILGNYEEVQLPIYKGILLDSENILKTAEEMLE
- a CDS encoding hypothetical protein (conserved Plasmodium protein); protein product: MSDPNSLQSNTLPEFTNQINNLVSTENAQANSKLLFVLATTLLVIYIGLMISVVLPVKQEEESKKKEENSILQKDEEYNGPSQNNDEELEKVPVKCQEENAEENEDSY